One segment of Rhinatrema bivittatum chromosome 14, aRhiBiv1.1, whole genome shotgun sequence DNA contains the following:
- the AIMP2 gene encoding aminoacyl tRNA synthase complex-interacting multifunctional protein 2 isoform X2, whose product MPMYKVKPYINGETKEEADPSLQALETRQEEILKRLYELKAAVDGLSKMIQTPDADLDVTSIIQADECAPISTSTTDLDSFLGKGYGALRDIVINANPSLPPLSLLVLHGMLCEHYKVLSAVHTHSSVRNVPEPLLKCFGDQTTKSSRQEYQLGFTLIWKDVPKPQMKFNIQNMCPIEGEGNIARFLFSLFSHNLNTVTLTLIDSWVDTAIFQLKEGSSKERAAVLRSMNSALGKSLWLVGNELTVADVVAWCAVQQTGNTNAVPANVQKWMKSCENLPSFNMVLKLLK is encoded by the exons ATGCCCATGTACAAGGTAAAGCCGTACATCAACGGAGAGACTAAG GAGGAAGCCGACCCATCACTGCAAGCACTTGAGACCCGTCAAGAGGAAATCTTGAAACGCTTGTATGAACTGAAAGCTGCAGTTGATGGGCTCTCAAAGATGATACAAACTCCAGATGCAGACCTGGATGTCACTAGCATTATCCAAGCGGACGAGTGTGCTCCTATAAGCACTAGCACCACAGACCTAGACTCCTTTCTTGGAAAG GGTTATGGCGCACTAAGAGATATTGTTATCAATGCAAACCCATCCCTACCTCCACTGTCTCTCTTAGTGCTGCACGGCATGCTGTGTGAGCATTACAAGGTTTTATCAGCAGTTCATACACACTCATCGGTGAGGAATGTGCCCGAGCCTCTTCTGAAATGCTTTGGTGATCAGACTACCAAAAGTTCACGGCAGGAGTACCAGCTGGGCTTTACTCTGATTTGGAAAGATG ttccTAAGCCACAGATGAAGTTCAACATTCAGAACATGTGCCCTATTGAAGGAGAAGGCAATATTGCAAGATTTCTCTTCTCACTCTTCAGCCACAATCTTAACACAGTTACATTGACGCTGATAGACAGCTGGGTGGATACTGCAATCTTCCAGCTGAAGGAGGGAAGTAGTAAAGAAAGAGCAGCTGTTCTACGCTCTATGAACTCTGCCCTGGGCAAAAGTCTGTGGCTGGTGGGAAATGAACTCACTGTAGCAGATGTGGTGGCATGGTGCGCAGTTCAGCAGACAGGAAACACAAATGCTGTCCCAGCCAATGTGCAGAAATGGATGAAGTCGTGTGAGAACCTGCCATCTTTTAACATGGTGCTGAAACTATTGAAATAA
- the AIMP2 gene encoding aminoacyl tRNA synthase complex-interacting multifunctional protein 2 isoform X1, translating to MPMYKVKPYINGETKVDLPTCMYKLPNIHGSSRAGEQEEADPSLQALETRQEEILKRLYELKAAVDGLSKMIQTPDADLDVTSIIQADECAPISTSTTDLDSFLGKGYGALRDIVINANPSLPPLSLLVLHGMLCEHYKVLSAVHTHSSVRNVPEPLLKCFGDQTTKSSRQEYQLGFTLIWKDVPKPQMKFNIQNMCPIEGEGNIARFLFSLFSHNLNTVTLTLIDSWVDTAIFQLKEGSSKERAAVLRSMNSALGKSLWLVGNELTVADVVAWCAVQQTGNTNAVPANVQKWMKSCENLPSFNMVLKLLK from the exons ATGCCCATGTACAAGGTAAAGCCGTACATCAACGGAGAGACTAAGGTAGATTTGCCCACTTGCATGTACAAGTTACCCAACATCCATGGGAGCTCCAGAGCCGGCGAGCAG GAGGAAGCCGACCCATCACTGCAAGCACTTGAGACCCGTCAAGAGGAAATCTTGAAACGCTTGTATGAACTGAAAGCTGCAGTTGATGGGCTCTCAAAGATGATACAAACTCCAGATGCAGACCTGGATGTCACTAGCATTATCCAAGCGGACGAGTGTGCTCCTATAAGCACTAGCACCACAGACCTAGACTCCTTTCTTGGAAAG GGTTATGGCGCACTAAGAGATATTGTTATCAATGCAAACCCATCCCTACCTCCACTGTCTCTCTTAGTGCTGCACGGCATGCTGTGTGAGCATTACAAGGTTTTATCAGCAGTTCATACACACTCATCGGTGAGGAATGTGCCCGAGCCTCTTCTGAAATGCTTTGGTGATCAGACTACCAAAAGTTCACGGCAGGAGTACCAGCTGGGCTTTACTCTGATTTGGAAAGATG ttccTAAGCCACAGATGAAGTTCAACATTCAGAACATGTGCCCTATTGAAGGAGAAGGCAATATTGCAAGATTTCTCTTCTCACTCTTCAGCCACAATCTTAACACAGTTACATTGACGCTGATAGACAGCTGGGTGGATACTGCAATCTTCCAGCTGAAGGAGGGAAGTAGTAAAGAAAGAGCAGCTGTTCTACGCTCTATGAACTCTGCCCTGGGCAAAAGTCTGTGGCTGGTGGGAAATGAACTCACTGTAGCAGATGTGGTGGCATGGTGCGCAGTTCAGCAGACAGGAAACACAAATGCTGTCCCAGCCAATGTGCAGAAATGGATGAAGTCGTGTGAGAACCTGCCATCTTTTAACATGGTGCTGAAACTATTGAAATAA
- the AIMP2 gene encoding aminoacyl tRNA synthase complex-interacting multifunctional protein 2 isoform X3 — MPMYKEEADPSLQALETRQEEILKRLYELKAAVDGLSKMIQTPDADLDVTSIIQADECAPISTSTTDLDSFLGKGYGALRDIVINANPSLPPLSLLVLHGMLCEHYKVLSAVHTHSSVRNVPEPLLKCFGDQTTKSSRQEYQLGFTLIWKDVPKPQMKFNIQNMCPIEGEGNIARFLFSLFSHNLNTVTLTLIDSWVDTAIFQLKEGSSKERAAVLRSMNSALGKSLWLVGNELTVADVVAWCAVQQTGNTNAVPANVQKWMKSCENLPSFNMVLKLLK; from the exons ATGCCCATGTACAAG GAGGAAGCCGACCCATCACTGCAAGCACTTGAGACCCGTCAAGAGGAAATCTTGAAACGCTTGTATGAACTGAAAGCTGCAGTTGATGGGCTCTCAAAGATGATACAAACTCCAGATGCAGACCTGGATGTCACTAGCATTATCCAAGCGGACGAGTGTGCTCCTATAAGCACTAGCACCACAGACCTAGACTCCTTTCTTGGAAAG GGTTATGGCGCACTAAGAGATATTGTTATCAATGCAAACCCATCCCTACCTCCACTGTCTCTCTTAGTGCTGCACGGCATGCTGTGTGAGCATTACAAGGTTTTATCAGCAGTTCATACACACTCATCGGTGAGGAATGTGCCCGAGCCTCTTCTGAAATGCTTTGGTGATCAGACTACCAAAAGTTCACGGCAGGAGTACCAGCTGGGCTTTACTCTGATTTGGAAAGATG ttccTAAGCCACAGATGAAGTTCAACATTCAGAACATGTGCCCTATTGAAGGAGAAGGCAATATTGCAAGATTTCTCTTCTCACTCTTCAGCCACAATCTTAACACAGTTACATTGACGCTGATAGACAGCTGGGTGGATACTGCAATCTTCCAGCTGAAGGAGGGAAGTAGTAAAGAAAGAGCAGCTGTTCTACGCTCTATGAACTCTGCCCTGGGCAAAAGTCTGTGGCTGGTGGGAAATGAACTCACTGTAGCAGATGTGGTGGCATGGTGCGCAGTTCAGCAGACAGGAAACACAAATGCTGTCCCAGCCAATGTGCAGAAATGGATGAAGTCGTGTGAGAACCTGCCATCTTTTAACATGGTGCTGAAACTATTGAAATAA